In Erigeron canadensis isolate Cc75 chromosome 1, C_canadensis_v1, whole genome shotgun sequence, a single window of DNA contains:
- the LOC122587122 gene encoding L-type lectin-domain containing receptor kinase VIII.2-like: MLNNTFRLTYDLIVPNSGAGLVLYNKPIRFCGLGNPNPTNFDSNFSFSIFDLNPNSIGGGFAFVISPDDISIGAAGGFLGIPAGSVALEFDTFKDMEFKDVNGNHVGLDINSTVSLHVVDLDRVKVNLRSGELIYSWVEYSGSNHQLKVYISNSKTKPKSPVLPVTLDLCHYVNEFMFVGFSGSTQGSTEVHSVEYWSFTSAFDDPYTELGSNSQPPTSPPPISDFMSPPFDPTPFSLPPTISTTHTTQTYRKPSKLIRWLVGALVGIVVTGGISIYIKYQNGDKNQYYNISDEFVESAKLRFGLSEELFVVDDEESVGSVIGIGIPPISAVMLGPMCLRPWELPMARKSNN, encoded by the exons ATGCTCAACAATACTTTTAGACTCACTTATGACCTCATTGTACCCAATTCCGGTGCAGGGCTGGTTTTATACAATAAACCCATAAGATTTTGTGGACTCGGGAACCCAAACCCGACCAATTTTGATAGTAACTTTTCGTTTTCTATTTTTGATTTAAACCCGAATTCTATAGGTGGTGGTTTTGCTTTTGTTATCTCGCCCGACGACATATCCATTGGAGCCGCTGGTGGGTTTCTTGGGATTCCGGCTGGCTCTGTCGCCTTAGAGTTTGACACTTTTAAGGATATGGAGTTTAAGGATGTTAATGGAAACCATGTTGGTCTGGATATCAACTCAACGGTTTCTTTACATGTTGTAGATTTGGATAGGGTTAAAGTTAATTTAAGAAGTGGGGAGTTAATCTACTCGTGGGTTGAGTATTCCGGGTCAAATCATCAACTCAAAGTATACATTTCGAATTCCAAAACAAAGCCCAAATCACCAGTTTTACCAGTCACCTTAGATCTTTGTCATTACGTAAATGAATTTATGTTTGTTGGGTTTTCGGGGTCAACTCAGGGGAGTACTGAGGTCCACTCAGTTGAATATTGGAGTTTTACTTCAGCTTTTGATGACCCATATACGGAACTCGGCTCAAACTCACAACCTCcaacatcaccaccaccaatttcaGACTTCATGAGCCCCCCATTTGACCCAACGCCATTTTCGCTGCCACCAACGATATCAACCACTCATACAACCCAAACTTACCGCAAGCCTAGCAAACTAATAAGATGGCTGGTGGGGGCGTTGGTTGGAATAGTTGTGACTGGGGGCATAAGCATTTACATCAAATATCAAAATGGAGATAAAAATCAGTACTATAATATCT CCGATGAGTTTGTCGAGTCAGCTAAACTGAGATTTGGGTTATCCGAGGAATTATTTGTCGTTGATGATGAGGAATCAGTTGGGTCTGTCATTGGGATTGGGATTCCGCCTATTAGTGCTGTTATGTTAGGACCAATGTGTCTGAGGCCTTGGGAGTTGCCCATGGCACGGAAGAGTAATAATTAG
- the LOC122587130 gene encoding secreted RxLR effector protein 161-like: MTDAKSMATHLPVNHQLEAVVDSDEPVDSTLYRAMIGSLMYLTASRPDIMFVVCICSRLQADPHVSHLSAVKRIFRYLKGRPKLGIWYPSEGNLDFVAYFDADYGGCNLTRKSTSGGCQFLGGRIVSWQCKKHTLVANSTCEAEYVAAGNCCSQVSWIQQQLRDYGLNFINIPIMDDNESTISITNNPVKHRKTKHIKIRHHSIRDCAEKRLIHMVKVHSDHNYSDLYTKAFDRSRFDFLLQVNGMRNPE, from the coding sequence ATGACGGATGCAAAATCAATGGCTACCCATTTACCAGTCAATCATCAACTTGAAGCTGTAGTAGATAGTGATGAGCCCGTAGATTCTACTCTTTATAGAGCGATGATAGGTTCTCTTATGTATCTAACGGCTTCCCGCCCTGACattatgtttgttgtttgtatTTGTTCTAGACTTCAGGCTGATCCACATGTATCACACCTATCAGCAGTGAAGCGAATCTTTCGTTACCTCAAAGGACGACCAAAACTGGGCATTTGGTATCCTTCGGAGggtaatttggattttgtagCTTATTTTGATGCTGACTATGGAGGCTGTAATCTGACCAGAAAGTCTACTTCTGGAGGTTGTCAATTTTTAGGAGGAAGGATCGTGTcctggcagtgcaagaagcacaCGTTGGTTGCTAATTCGACTTGTGAAGCTGAGTATGTTGCTGCTGGCAATTGTTGTTCTCAGGTTTCCTGGATTCAACAGCAATTGCGGGATTACGGTTTGAATTTCATTAACATTCCTATTATGGATGATAATGAATCCACGATCTCGATCACTAATAACCCGGTTAAGCATCGTAAGACTAAACATATTAAAATCAGACACCATTCTATTCGTGATTGTGCTGAAAAACGTTTGATTCATATGGTTAAAGTTCATTCTGATCATAACTATTCTGATCTTTATACTAAGGCTTTTGACAGATCACGTTTTGACTTTTTGCTTCAAGTGAACGGAATGAGGAATCCCGAGTAA